Proteins encoded together in one Myxocyprinus asiaticus isolate MX2 ecotype Aquarium Trade chromosome 9, UBuf_Myxa_2, whole genome shotgun sequence window:
- the LOC127446560 gene encoding probable G-protein coupled receptor, with translation MEKAIPGLMLGLLTNHTTPHDTSDQWSTTKPTPPSLKEVIHSESQIKDLVGLFCMVTLNLAALLGNSGVMVAIARAPHMKKYVFVCHLCAVDLLCAILLMPLGIVSSSPFFSTVAFTVLECQVYIFLNVFLICASILTVTAISIERYYYIVHPMRYEVKMTLNLALAVMVFIWVKSVLMALVTLLGWPAYGNQSSIAAAHCSLHWSHSRLRKVFAILFSVFFFLVPAVVIFAVYCNVYKVARTAARQHVQMPTWTDNQAKSRSDSINSQTTMITTTRSLPQRLSPERVFGGGKAAITLVVIVGQFLICWLPYFSFHLHMSITTPLQSPGDIEEAVTWLAYSSFAVNPFFYGLLNRQIREELIKLRKCCASRPVELRASSHEGSIQENFLQFLQRTSSTAETTRPSCGNSSPRNTVDQGARLPGQIPEE, from the coding sequence ATGGAGAAAGCCATACCAGGTCTGATGCTCGGTCTCCTGACAAATCACACGACTCCACATGACACGTCTGACCAGTGGAGTACAACCAAGCCTACCCCTCCCAGCTTGAAGGAGGTCATCCACTCGGAATCCCAGATAAAGGATCTTGTTGGGCTATTTTGCATGGTAACCCTTAACCTTGCAGCCTTATTGGGCAACAGTGGAGTTATGGTGGCCATTGCCCGAGCCCCTCATATGaagaaatatgtttttgtgtgtcaTCTTTGTGCAGTTGACTTGCTTTGTGCTATATTGTTGATGCCTCTTGGGATAGTGTCAAGTTCCCCATTCTTCAGCACTGTGGCATTTACAGTTCTGGAGTGCCAGGTCTACATCTTTCTAAATGTGTTCCTCATATGTGCCTCTATTCTTACTGTGACTGCAATTAGTATAGAGCGCTACTACTACATTGTTCACCCTATGCGCTATGAAGTAAAGATGACTCTAAACCTTGCACTTGCTGTTATGGTCTTCATTTGGGTGAAATCAGTTCTGATGGCTTTGGTTACACTTCTTGGTTGGCCAGCATATGGGAACCAGAGCTCCATTGCTGCAGCCCATTGCTCTTTACACTGGAGCCACAGTCGCCTCAGGAAAGTTTTTGCTATTCTctttagtgtgttttttttcttggtCCCTGCCGTTGTGATCTTCGCTGTATATTGCAATGTGTACAAAGTTGCACGAACGGCTGCCCGTCAGCACGTTCAAATGCCGACCTGGACAGACAACCAAGCCAAGAGTCGCTCAGATTCTATCAACAGTCAGACCACTATGATAACCACCACCCGAAGCCTTCCCCAGAGATTGTCTCCAGAGAGGGTCTTTGGGGGTGGAAAGGCGGCTATCACCCTGGTTGTCATTGTGGGCCAGTTTCTCATATGCTGGCTTCCATATTTCAGTTTCCACCTTCACATGTCCATCACTACACCACTTCAGAGCCCAGGAGACATTGAAGAGGCTGTCACTTGGCTAGCATACTCCTCGTTTGCAGTGAATCCATTTTTCTATGGTCTTCTGAACAGACAGATCCGAGAGGAACTCATAAAACTAAGAAAATGTTGCGCCAGTAGACCTGTAGAACTTCGTGCCTCCAGTCATGAAGGTTCCATCCAGGAGAACTTCCTGCAGTTCCTGCAGAGGACCAGCAGCACAGCTGAGACCACAAGACCTAGTTGTG